In Paramormyrops kingsleyae isolate MSU_618 chromosome 13, PKINGS_0.4, whole genome shotgun sequence, a single window of DNA contains:
- the LOC111858136 gene encoding uncharacterized protein, with protein MYLPTVTPIILLLTLQAFGGRGDNVQDSPPPGLLPLQLNDTGVNDTTMSRLEKFMKESAKIWDSMNTKVDTPLINNTTGIEPPLSPNNTGNERLLTSNTAGINVSLTSNITVPVPLNTTVTNTSDSNNTMVANTPLSNNTTDANTSHSNNTMVTVTPLSKNITVTDTPLSNNTNVTATPTISNTTLNATPPFSNTTVNATPPFSNTTVDATPPISNTTVDATPPISNTTVDATPPISNTTVASTTHIININTTTLSTSYSPTLNTTIQVVNSTANSSLGDDAEKGFFATQTQRRVVFGVIIGVVLAAAIVAMIVYGVRNSRRAGGFSHRKLIEDSPTEPVLRLDHSDPVPMDHMVYYRPSHDVDSIQMSTFPRGQHH; from the exons ATGTACCTGCCCACAGTGACACCCATCATCCTGCTGCTCACCCTCCAAGCCTTCGGGGGCCGAGGAGACAACGTACAAGACAGCCCTCCACCAGGATTACTCCCACTCCAGCTCAACGATACCGGTGTAAATGACACCACAATGTCACGgctggaaaagttcatgaaggaaaGTGCTAAAATCTGGGATTCAATGAACACCAAAGTGGACACACCCCTAATCAACAATACTACTGGGATTGAACCACCTCTATCCCCAAACAATACTGGGAATGAGAGGCTTCTAACGTCCAATACTGCAGGAATTAATGTGTCCTTAACCTCCAATATCACTGTACCTGTACCTCTCAATACCACAGTCACCAACACTTCCGATAGTAACAATACCATGGTGGCAAATACACCCCTTAGCAACAATACCACAGACGCTAACACATCCCATAGTAACAATACCATGGTAACTGTCACACCCCTTAGCAAGAATATCACAGTGACTGATACACCCCTTAGCAACAATACCAATGTGACTGCCACGCCCACTATAAGTAATACTACATTGAATGCCACGCCCCCTTTCAGCAATACTACAGTGAATGCCACGCCCCCTTTCAGCAATACTACAGTGGATGCCACGCCCCCTATCAGCAATACTACAGTGGATGCCACGCCCCCTATCAGCAATACTACAGTGGATGCCACGCCCCCTATCAGCAATACCACTGTGGCTTCTACGACTCATATCATCAACATCAACACCACGACCCTCAGCACTAGCTACTCCCCTACACTAAACACCACTATCCAAGTCGTCAATTCCACAGCCAACTCGTCGCTTGGGGATGACGCAGAGAAAG GGTTTTTCGCGACGCAGACGCAGCGCAGAGTCGTGTTCGGGGTCATCATTGGTGTGGTGCTGGCAGCGGCCATTGTGGCGATGATCGTCTACGGCGTCCGGAACAGCAGGAGGGCTGGAGGCTTCTCACACCGCAAACTGATTGAGGATTCGCCCACGGAACCAG TTCTCCGATTGGACCACAGCGATCCTGTACCAATGGACCACATGGTCTACTACAGACCCTCCCACGATGTTGACAGCATTCAGATGTCTACCTTTCCTCGGGGGCAGCATCATTGA
- the fibinb gene encoding fin bud initiation factor: MAMNSLGFILALGLLSVPLCGAFFTGPLHPEMSNGTFHHYFVPDGYYEENDDPEKCQMLFKMTDERKCGLDEDQDSVIRDDFTIIKRHIEDAARVLEGVGRSISYDLDGEESYGKYLKRESTQIGEAFGSSEKALLELEVKFKQSQESDLKEDQRINDHFLTMMVHTRDVLKETLDISLGLRDKHELLSLIIRSHGTRLSRLRNEYLKV, from the coding sequence ATGGCCATGAATTCTCTTGGCTTTATTCTGGCACTGGGGCTGCTGTCGGTGCCCCTCTGCGGTGCTTTCTTCACGGGACCTCTGCATCCCGAAATGTCTAACGGCACCTTCCACCATTATTTTGTTCCGGACGGTTACTATGAGGAGAACGACGATCCGGAGAAATGTCAGATGCTCTTCAAGATGACGGACGAGCGCAAATGCGGACTGGACGAAGACCAGGACTCGGTGATCCGGGATGATTTCACCATCATAAAGCGTCACATAGAGGACGCGGCACGGGTGCTAGAGGGCGTCGGCAGGAGCATCTCCTACGATCTGGACGGCGAGGAGAGCTATGGCAAGTACCTGAAGCGGGAGAGCACCCAGATCGGCGAAGCTTTCGGTAGCTCTGAGAAGGCGCTGCTGGAACTGGAGGTGAAGTTCAAGCAGAGCCAGGAGAGTGACCTGAAGGAGGACCAGCGCATCAACGATCACTTCCTCACCATGATGGTGCACACACGGGACGTGCTCAAGGAGACGCTGGACATCTCGCTAGGTTTGAGGGACAAGCATGAGCTGCTGTCCCTCATCATCCGCAGTCATGGGACGCGGCTGAGCCGCCTGAGGAACGAGTACCTAAAGGTGTAA